Within Thermus sp. CCB_US3_UF1, the genomic segment CCTTTTCCCCCTCCAGGCGCTTCGCTTCCCCCTGCAGGGCCCTCACCCGGGCCTCGAGGCCCGCAAGCTCCCGGGTGCGGTGGCCCAGTTCCCGGTTCTTCTCCGCAAGCAGCTGGGAAAGCGCCTCTTGGCCTTCCAAAAGCCGCTCCCTCTCCCGCAAAAGGGCCCGCCGCTCCCCCTGCAGGGCCGCCACCTGCCCTTCCAGGGCCTGGGCCTCGGCCTCCAGGCGCTTCCTCAGGGCTTCGGCCCCCTCCAGAGCCTCATAAAGCCTCTTCCGCTCAGCCCTGAGGGCGTTGAGCTCGGCCAGGGCCCGGGCGGTCTCCCCCTCCATGGCCTCCTTGGCCTTCAGGAGGACCTCCCGCTCCGAGCGCAGGCGGTCCCGCTCCTGGCGGACGGCCTCGGCCTCGAGGATCACCTCCCGCGCCTCGCGGAAGACCAGGAGAAAGCCCAGGTAGCTCAAAAGGGCAATCCCCACCCCGGTGGCCACGGCGATGAGGGTGGCGGTCTGCCGCGGGCGGAGGCCAAAGAGGCGGTAGTGGCGCTTCCCCGCCCACTTGGCCACCTTGTCCCCCAGGTAGGCCACCAGGGCGGAGAGGAGGAGGATGAGGGTGAGGAGGGCCCAGAAGGTCATCTAGAGCTCGTAGTCCTCGCCGAGGTAGTGGCGCCGCACCCCCTGGTCGCGGGCAAAGGTTTCCGGGTCGCCGTGGAAGAGGATCTCCCCGTCGTACATCACGTAGACCCGGTCGGTGATGGCCAGGGTTTCCCGCACCGCATGGTCGGTGATGAAGACCCCCACCCCCCGCCGTTCCCGGAGCTCGGCGATCACCTTCTGAATCTCCCGCACGTTCTTAGGGTCCACCCCGGTAAAGGGCTCGTCCAGAAGGATGAAGTCCGGGTCGGTGGCCAGGGCGCGGGCCATCTCCAGCCTCCGCCTTTCCCCCCCGGAAAGGGCGTAGGCCATGCGGTCCCTGAGGTGGTAGATGGCCAGTTCCTCCAGGAGGGCCTTGGCCTTCTCCAGGCGCTCCTTTGGGGCAAGGGGTTGGAATTCCAAAACAGCCAGGAGGTTTTCCAGCACCGTCATGCGGCGGAAGGCGCTGGGCTCCTGGGGCAGGTAGCCGAGGCCCAGGCGGGCCCGGCGGTACATGGGCAGGCGGCTCACCTCCTGGCCCTTGAGGAAGATGCGCCCTCCCGTGGGCCGGATGAAGCCCACCACCATGTAAAAGGTGGTGGTCTTGCCCGCGCCGTTGGGACCGAAGAGGGCCACGATCTCCCCTCGCTTCAAGTGGAGGTCCACCCCCTTCACCACCTCCTTGGGGCCGTAGCGTTTCCTGAGGCCTTGGGCCAGAAGCTCCCCGTCCATTATCCCCTAGCCTAAGGGGCTCCCTTTAGCCCCGGATGAGATAATGGGCGAGGTATGGTGGTGACCCGCATCGCCCCAAGCCCTACGGGGGACCCCCACGTGGGCACGGCCTATATCGCCCTTTTCAACTACGTCTGGGCCCGGAAAAACGGGGGCAGGTTCCTGGTGCGCATTGAGGATACGGACCGGGCTCGGTATGTGCCCGGGGCCGAGGAAAGGATCCTGGCGGCCCTCAGGTGGCTCGGCATCCCCTACGACGAGGGGCCGGATATCGGCGGGCCCCACGGCCCTTACCGGCAATCCGAGCGGCTTCCCCTGTACCGGCAATACGCCGAGGAACTCCTGCGGCGGGGCTGGGCCTACCGGGCCTTTGAAACCCCGGAGGAGCTGGAGCGGATCCGCCAGGAAAAGGGAGGCTACGATGGCCGGGCCCGCCACATTCCCCCGGAAGAGGCCGAGGCCCGGGCCAGGCGGGGGGAGCCCCACGTGATCCGCCTCAAGGTGCCCCGCCCCGGAACCACGGAGGTGCGGGACGAGCTCCGGGGAGTGGTGGTCTACGATAACGGGGAGATCCCCGACGTGGTCCTCCTCAAGTCGGACGGCTACCCCACCTACCACCTGGCCAACGTGGTGGACGACCACCTCATGGGGGTGACGGACGTGATCCGGGCGGAGGAGTGGCTGGTCTCCACCCCCATCCACGTCCTCCTCTACCGGGCCTTTGGCTGGGAAACCCCCAAGTTCTACCACATGCCCCTCCTGCGCAACCCCGACAAGACCAAGATCTCCAAGCGGAAAAGCCACACCTCCTTGGAGTGGTACAAGGCGGAGGGCTTCCTGCCCGAGGCCCTGCGCAACTACCTGGCCCTCATGGGCTTTTCCATGCCGGATGGGCGGGAGATCTTCTCCCTCGAGGAGCTCATCGCCGCCTTCACCTGGGAACGGGTCTCCCTGGGGGGGCCGGTCTTTGACCTGGACAAGCTGCGCTGGCTGAACGGGAAGTACATCCGCGAGGTCCTATCCCTGGAGGAGGTGGCGGAAAGGGTGAAGCCCTTCCTGGAGGAAAGGGGCCTTTCCTGGCCGGACGAGGCCTACCTGAGGCGGGCGGTGGAGCTCATGCGCCCCCGGTTTGACACCCTAAAAGAGCTTCCAGAAAAAGCCCCTTACCTCTTCCAGGAGGACTACCCTGTGACCGAAAAGGCCAGGGAAAAGCTCAGGGAGGGCCTGGATCTTCTGAAGGAGGTCCAACCCCTCCTGGAAGCCCAGGAGGCGTGGAGCGAGGCGGCCTTGGATACCCTCCTGCGGGGCTTCGCCCAAGCCAAGGGCCTGAAGCTGGGCCAGGTGGCCCAGCCCCTGCGGGCGGCCCTCACCGGCACCCTGGAAACCCCGGGGCTCTTTGAGATCATGACCCTCCTGGGCAAGGCCCGCACCCTGGCCCGGCTGGAGCGGGCCCTGGGGAAAGGCGCTTAGGGAAATCTCACGCAAGGGCGCTAGACTCGGGAGCGTGAAACGGCTTCTTCTCCTCCTCACCTTGCTACTGGGCGTGGCCAGCGCCCAAAGTGCCATTCAGATGCGCTTTGGCTACGGCGAAACCCTGGGCCTCACCTTTGGGGCCGGGGTAGAAAACCGCCTGCGGCAGAACCTGGTGGGCCGGCTGAGCGCGGAGATCGCCCCTGCCGCCCCCGGGGTGGCCCTGGAAGGGGCCCTCCTCTTTAAGCCCGACCTGGGCCAGTACGAGCCCAGCCTCTCGGGCCTTCTCCCCTACTTCGGCGGAGGCGTGGGGGCGGTGGTGGGGCCTAGGCCCACCGCTGGGGTAAGCTTCACCCTGGGCCTCGAGGGCCTCCTGGACCCCTACACTGGCCTTTTGGCCGAAAGCACCTACGTCTACGGCTTCGCCGACTTCCCCAAGGTCTGGCGCTTCACCCTCGGGGTAAACTTCCGCTGATGGGCTTCTTGGACCGCCTGAAGGCGGGGCTGGCCAAAACGCGGGAAAAACTCCTCGGGGCCATCCCCTGGGGCGCCAACCCCGAGGAGGTGCTGGAGGAGCTGGAGATGGCCCTCCTGGCCGCCGACGTGGGCCTGGCCGCCACCGAGGAGCTCCTTGCCCAAGTGCGGGCTTCGGGGCGCAAGGACCTCAAGGAGGCGGTGAAGGAAAAGCTGGTGGCCATGCTGGAGCCCGACCCGCGCCGGGCCACGCTGCGCAAGCTGGGCTTCCGCCCGCAAAACCCCAAGCCCGTGGAGCCCCAGGGGCACGTGGTCATGGTGGTGGGGGTCAACGGGGTGGGCAAGACCACCACCATCGCCAAGCTGGGCCGCCATTACCAGGAGCTGGGCAAAAAGGTGATGTTCTGCGCCGGGGACACCTTCCGCGCCGCCGGGGGCATGCAGCTTGCGGAGTGGGGCAAGCGCCTGGGCATCCCCGTCCTCCAGGGCGCGGAAGGGGCAGACCCCGCGGGTCTAGCCTTTGACGCCGCCCAGGCCCGCAAGGCGCGAGGGTACGACCTCCTTTTCGTGGACACCGCAGGCCGCCTGCACACCAAGCACAACCTCATGGAGGAGCTGAAAAAGGTCAAACGGGCCATCGGCAAAGCCGACCCTGGGGAACCTGGGGAGGTCTGGCTGGTGCTGGATGCGGTCACGGGGCAAAACGGCCTCGAGCAAGCCAAGAGGTTCCACGAGGCTGTGGGCCTTACCGGGGTAATCGTGACCAAGCTGGACGGCACCGCCAAGGGAGGGGTGTTGGTGCCCATCGTGCGCACCCTAGGGGTGCCCATCCGCTTCATCGGGGTAGGGGAAGGCCCGGAAGACCTGCAACCCTTTGACGCCGAGGCCTTTGTAGAGGCCCTTCTGGAAGCCTAATCCTCTTCTTTTTGCTCCCGCCAGGGACAGTGGCGGCACCCCGAGCCGCAACAGTAGCCCCGCTTGCGGTGGTAGGCCTCGGTGAAGACCACCCTCCCTTCCTCCCTGTAATAGTCCTCTCCTTCCTTCAGCTCTTCCTTCACAAGCTACAGTTTAGGGGTATGCTGGGGCCGATGAAGCGCGGCCCCCTCCTCCTCACCTTCGCTTGGATGGTGGCCCTGGTGGCCACCTTGGGAAGCCTGTACTACTCCGAGGTGCGCCTTTTCCTGCCCTGCGAGCTCTGCTGGTACCAGCGCATCTTCATGTATCCGCAGGCCATTTTGCTGGGCCTAGCCCTCTGGCGGCAGGACCTCAGCGTCTGGCCTTACGCCCTGGCCCTTTCCCTCATCGGGGGGGGCATCAGCACCCTCCACCTCCTGGAGCAGAAGTTTCCTGAGCTTTTCACCCTGGCCTGCAAACCGCCCGTGCCCTGCTCCGTGGAGTACATGCCCCAGTTTCCCATCCCCCTCCAGGCCCTTATCGCCTTCGTGCTGATTGCGGTCAGCATGGCCCTGCTGGCGAAAGAAGCGCGGGGGCGGTAAGGTGCTATGCT encodes:
- the lptB gene encoding LPS export ABC transporter ATP-binding protein produces the protein MDGELLAQGLRKRYGPKEVVKGVDLHLKRGEIVALFGPNGAGKTTTFYMVVGFIRPTGGRIFLKGQEVSRLPMYRRARLGLGYLPQEPSAFRRMTVLENLLAVLEFQPLAPKERLEKAKALLEELAIYHLRDRMAYALSGGERRRLEMARALATDPDFILLDEPFTGVDPKNVREIQKVIAELRERRGVGVFITDHAVRETLAITDRVYVMYDGEILFHGDPETFARDQGVRRHYLGEDYEL
- the gltX gene encoding glutamate--tRNA ligase; this encodes MVVTRIAPSPTGDPHVGTAYIALFNYVWARKNGGRFLVRIEDTDRARYVPGAEERILAALRWLGIPYDEGPDIGGPHGPYRQSERLPLYRQYAEELLRRGWAYRAFETPEELERIRQEKGGYDGRARHIPPEEAEARARRGEPHVIRLKVPRPGTTEVRDELRGVVVYDNGEIPDVVLLKSDGYPTYHLANVVDDHLMGVTDVIRAEEWLVSTPIHVLLYRAFGWETPKFYHMPLLRNPDKTKISKRKSHTSLEWYKAEGFLPEALRNYLALMGFSMPDGREIFSLEELIAAFTWERVSLGGPVFDLDKLRWLNGKYIREVLSLEEVAERVKPFLEERGLSWPDEAYLRRAVELMRPRFDTLKELPEKAPYLFQEDYPVTEKAREKLREGLDLLKEVQPLLEAQEAWSEAALDTLLRGFAQAKGLKLGQVAQPLRAALTGTLETPGLFEIMTLLGKARTLARLERALGKGA
- the ftsY gene encoding signal recognition particle-docking protein FtsY, encoding MGFLDRLKAGLAKTREKLLGAIPWGANPEEVLEELEMALLAADVGLAATEELLAQVRASGRKDLKEAVKEKLVAMLEPDPRRATLRKLGFRPQNPKPVEPQGHVVMVVGVNGVGKTTTIAKLGRHYQELGKKVMFCAGDTFRAAGGMQLAEWGKRLGIPVLQGAEGADPAGLAFDAAQARKARGYDLLFVDTAGRLHTKHNLMEELKKVKRAIGKADPGEPGEVWLVLDAVTGQNGLEQAKRFHEAVGLTGVIVTKLDGTAKGGVLVPIVRTLGVPIRFIGVGEGPEDLQPFDAEAFVEALLEA
- a CDS encoding DUF5522 domain-containing protein, translated to MKEELKEGEDYYREEGRVVFTEAYHRKRGYCCGSGCRHCPWREQKEED
- a CDS encoding disulfide oxidoreductase; its protein translation is MKRGPLLLTFAWMVALVATLGSLYYSEVRLFLPCELCWYQRIFMYPQAILLGLALWRQDLSVWPYALALSLIGGGISTLHLLEQKFPELFTLACKPPVPCSVEYMPQFPIPLQALIAFVLIAVSMALLAKEARGR